One genomic segment of Oreochromis aureus strain Israel breed Guangdong linkage group 9, ZZ_aureus, whole genome shotgun sequence includes these proteins:
- the LOC120441657 gene encoding katanin p60 ATPase-containing subunit A1-like yields the protein MGQISENLKLAREYALLGNYSSASVLYHGLLEQIKKYVYTVRDSSFQQRWQQLWQEIIEENQQVQDIMSTLGNFQLDTAPVKPSNHDDFEMRPLHVEQRHSPCPVRRPTNPHKDSKPANNRLSVAVKAQQRHLPQGANGDRGRPSKGKEKKEPKEAAGKAKDDKNKSDVQEKEAKRFDGAGYDKDPVEALERDIISQNPNIKWDDIADLEDAKKLLKEAVVLPMWMPAFFKGIRRPWKGALMVGPPGTGKTLLAKAVTTECRTTFFNVSSSTLTSKYRGESEKLVRLLFEMARFYAPTMIFIDEIDSMCSRRGFLTWIL from the coding sequence ATGGGACAAATTAGTGAGAATCTGAAACTGGCCCGTGAATATGCCTTGCTGGGAAACTACAGCTCAGCCAGTGTTCTCTATCATGGGCTGCTTGAACAAATCAAAAAATATGTGTACACGGTGCGAGACAGCAGTTTCCAGCAGAGGTGGCAGCAGCTGTGGCAGGAAATCATCGAAGAGAATCAACAAGTTCAGGACATAATGTCAACTCTGGGGAACTTTCAGTTGGACACGGCTCCTGTTAAACCCAGTAACCACGATGATTTTGAAATGAGACCTTTGCATGTGGAACAGAGACACTCTCCCTGTCCTGTCAGACGTCCTACCAACCCCCATAAAGACAGCAAACCTGCAAACAACCGCCTGAGCGTGGCTGTGAAGGCCCAGCAGAGGCACCTGCCCCAAGGGGCCAACGGCGACAGAGGCAGACCTTCCAAGGGTAAAGAAAAGAAGGAACCAAAGGAGGCTGCTGGCAAAGCAAAGGATGATAAGAATAAATCAGATGTCCAGGAGAAAGAAGCAAAGAGGTTTGATGGGGCAGGATATGATAAAGACCCCGTGGAAGCTCTGGAGAGGGATATTATATCTCAAAATCCAAATATTAAATGGGATGACATCGCAGACTTGGAAGATGCAAAAAAACTGCTGAAAGAAGCAGTTGTGTTGCCGATGTGGATGCCAGCGTTTTTTAAAGGAATTAGACGACCCTGGAAGGGTGCACTTATGGTGGGACCTCCTGGCACGGGGAAAACACTTCTGGCTAAAGCAGTCACTACCGAATGTAGAACCACGTTCTTCAATGTTTCCTCATCAACTCTGACCTCTAAGTACAGAGGAGAGTCTGAGAAACTAGTTCGCCTTCTCTTTGAAATGGCACGTTTTTATGCTCCCACCATGATCTTCATTGATGAAATTGACTCAATGTGCAGCCGCAGAGGGTTTCTCACCTGGATCCTGTAA